The genomic interval TTGTTGTAATGTTCTTTCTTGCTTTATATTTAGATATAATTCAACCCAAAAAAAGTTATAAAGTCTACCAGCTTATTCTTTTCATAGTTACTATTTTATCTTTTTCAAGAATGTCAATTGTTGCCATAGTTGTTTTCTGGATAATATTTAAACAAGCTCGTAAATTATTTTCTCTCAAAAATATTATTTTAATGCTGTCATTTGGGCTTGCTTTTTTGCTGTTACAAAACTGTTTTACGAGTTTAAATCTATTTGAAGGAAGAAGTTTAGACTCCAAGTTCTATGTAATTTCAAAAACAATTGATTATATTAAAAATGCCGACTTGAGCTCCATTCTTTTCGGAGTAGGCTTAGCTAATACCAAAAGTGTTCTTGGGTATTGGCCGGGGCATAATTATTTCAGTATGTATTTTGTCGGATCAGGATTAATTGGATTTTTAGTTGTATCCTCTTTACTTTTTTATATTTCAATTAAAACAAGGTTTAAAGCGTTAATAATTATTTTACCCATACTGTTTAACGGCTTTTCTGTCTATATTATGTATAATGCCTTCTTTTTTAGTTCATTGGCGATAATATACCTAATCGAAAGAAATTTAAGCCAAAAAAACGAGAATCTATATTTAGAGCCTGTCTTGTTAAAACCTTCTTGCTGTCATGCCGAACTTGTTTCAGCATCTGTCCAATTGTTAGACTCTGAAACAAGTTCAGGGTGACATTTCCTTTTTTAGCCAGATGGCTTCTTACTTAATGGCGATTAGGCTTATATTTGCAGGATTTATTAAAACGAGACCGAGGAAAGGAATAAAATGAAAATAGCAGTTTTATATATAGGGCTTGGTCGATATACTGTATTCTGGGAAGGGTTTTATAAAAGTTGCGAGCAATTCTTTCTTCCAAAACATGAAAAAACATACTTTGTTTTTACCGACAATGAAAGTTTAATGTTTGAAAAAGAGAGTAACGTGGTTAAAATTCATCAGGAAAACCTGAAATTTCCATATGCAACTTTATTGCGATTTGAGATGTTTAGTAGAATTAGAACGCAATTAAAAGAGTTTGATTATATTTTCTTTTTAAATGGAAATATGGAATTTGTTGACTTTGTCAATGAAGAATGTTTGCCCACAAAAGAAAATGACGGGCTGGTTGCAGGTCTTTTGCTGGCCAGACGTTTTTTTAATAATCCGGACAGGTTACCCTATGAAAGAAACCCTCTATCAAATGCTTATATACCCTACGGTAAAGGTACCCATTATTTACAGGGTGGCTTAAATGGCGGAATGGCGGATGAGTATTTAGAAATGATTGATAAACTTAACGTCGCAATCAAGGAAGACTTGGCAAATGGTATTATAGCAGTTGTGAACGATGAATCACATTTGAATAAATACCTGTTAGACAAAAATCCTCTTATTTTAGAACCTAATTATATGTATTCTGATCAGGCTTTTATGGAAGAATATAAGAAAAATAAAAAAATTGTTGTACTCAATAAGCAAGAGCCAAAATGGGGAGGAATGGACTACTTAAGAGGTAAAAGAGATAAACCAATTGTAGGATTCGAGGCATTTATTTGTTCAATAATTTTATTTTTTAAAAAACAGTACAGGGTATACGTTAATAAATTTCTTTATTGAAATCATAAAAAAATCATCCGCAAAAAATTGGAGCAGTATTAAAGTTGAATTGGTGGAATTGTGAAAAATACGGAATGTAAAAAAACAGCTGAATATTTTAATGAAAATGTACCTGAGTATTGCCTCGAGAGATTTGGGTTAATCGTTGATTTTATTAAAAAACAGGTAAAATCAGATAGCAATTTTCTTGATATAGGATGTGGGGCTGGAAATGTACTTCAAATGATACAAGATCAAACAGGAATACAAGATCTTTACGGAATGGACATAGCCGAAAATTATTTGAATGAAACAGGCAAAAAAGTTGAATTTAAGTCAATACTGGGTTCTATTCTCGATGAAGAAATAGTAGGAAAATATAAAAATAAATTTGATTTTGTCATGCTGTCAGCAGTATTGCATCATTTAATAGGTGACTCAAGGGCGGATTCTATTGAACTGGCAAAAAAAGCTTTGGATAATGCTTTTCAACTTGTTAAACCTCAAGGGTACTTTCTGCTCGTAGAGCCTGCTTATGCACCGACAATTTCAAATGATTTCATCTTTAACATTAAAAAATTCTTTTCTTCTTTTGTTGATGGTCGAATTGAATTGTTTACTCAAGGTCTCAATATTGGGGATCCTATAGTTTCCTTTTTAACTCCCGATCAGATTAAAAACATGATGCAAAATATAGACAACAATGAACTTTTAGGAGAAAAAATCAGTTCCAATGGTGTTCCTTTGGCGATGAGGTTTTTATTTGTTAAAGGAACCTACAATACCAATTTTATAAGCCGAAAAATAAAATAATTAAGCAGATGATGTTTTAAGCTTTAAATAAGCAATTATTCAACCAAGACAAAAAGTGAATATCCGCCCAGTAATTTAGCAGAAAAATCAACATTGATTTTGTTCAAGATGCGTCTGGGTATATGCAGCATTCTTGATTTAAGGCTTATGCTTTTACTAATTCCGGCTAATTCCAGAACACTGTTACCATAATGCCAATCCAAAACTTTATACCCGGCATCTTCGAGAACTGCCAAGAAAATGTCTTTATTGAAATAATGTATATGTCCGTATTTTTCTCTGGATTCCAAATAGTAATGACCAAATAAAGCTTTTAGAGCAAATATTTCTAAGGGAACGTTAAAAACTTTATATTTGCCTTTGTTTTTGACTTGCTTTAAAAAACCTATGTAATCATCTATATGTTCTACAATATCAATTAAAAGCAGCGCATCGTAGTGTTTATCAGATTCGGTCAAAAAATCTTTTAACTGAAAATTCAATCTTGCTTTTTCCTTGTTTTTACATATTTGGTAGGCATCTTCAGAAACTTCATACCCGCAGAATGTTATATCTTCTTCCATTTCATTATAAAGATTGTTTAATATTTCTCCGGCACCGCAACCTATTTCACTTATAGTTTTTGGCTTAATATTATTTTTATCGAGCAATTTAAGTATCTGTAAGGCTTTCCAGGGAGAATCCTCTGTATGCCAGGTGGGATTGTTCTCTAAATACTGACCGTCATTATATAAATTAGTTTTTTCAATATCATTCATGTTTTTCTCCTGCTGTATTTTTTTATTTTAAAAGTGGCATACTGCCCGTTGGCAGTAATACTGTTGTATTTGACGTCATGTGGTTATCCATTCTTTGACATACAAATCCTTTGAACTCACATTTGAAAGGATTCCGAACCACCTTTTAGGAGCAAAAATCAGTTTGCGGGGATTTTTGCCAAGCCAAGAAGCCCACCAGCTAAATGAACTGTTGGCAATAATAAAATGTTGGCAGTTACTCATTAACATCAAGTCCAAACACCCACTAGAATCGTTGTTATTGTCAACAATCGTCATTTTGTCATTTATTTTGAAATTCTTTTTTACCCAGTCAGTATCATCAGAAAATATATAAAAATGTGGATTTTCAATTTTGCGGATAATAAAACTCATTGCTTTTTTGTAATAATTTAAAGAACAGGTTCCGTGAACCAATCTGGCTTTTAGTGTTGAAACATAATCGCCACGTCTAATATGGATACAAACAGAATTGGAACTTTTAATTTTATCCAACAATTCTTGATTTGTGTCATCGGGAGTTTCTTTAAAAGTAAACTCTTTCCTTATTATGGTTTCAATGTCTTTAAAATATTTTTCACTTTGCCAATAACCGTCAAGATAAACATTGTCGGGCAAGTCCAGCACTTTAGAATC from bacterium carries:
- a CDS encoding family 6 glucosyltransferase, with the protein product MKIAVLYIGLGRYTVFWEGFYKSCEQFFLPKHEKTYFVFTDNESLMFEKESNVVKIHQENLKFPYATLLRFEMFSRIRTQLKEFDYIFFLNGNMEFVDFVNEECLPTKENDGLVAGLLLARRFFNNPDRLPYERNPLSNAYIPYGKGTHYLQGGLNGGMADEYLEMIDKLNVAIKEDLANGIIAVVNDESHLNKYLLDKNPLILEPNYMYSDQAFMEEYKKNKKIVVLNKQEPKWGGMDYLRGKRDKPIVGFEAFICSIILFFKKQYRVYVNKFLY
- a CDS encoding class I SAM-dependent methyltransferase; the encoded protein is MKNTECKKTAEYFNENVPEYCLERFGLIVDFIKKQVKSDSNFLDIGCGAGNVLQMIQDQTGIQDLYGMDIAENYLNETGKKVEFKSILGSILDEEIVGKYKNKFDFVMLSAVLHHLIGDSRADSIELAKKALDNAFQLVKPQGYFLLVEPAYAPTISNDFIFNIKKFFSSFVDGRIELFTQGLNIGDPIVSFLTPDQIKNMMQNIDNNELLGEKISSNGVPLAMRFLFVKGTYNTNFISRKIK
- a CDS encoding class I SAM-dependent methyltransferase; translated protein: MNDIEKTNLYNDGQYLENNPTWHTEDSPWKALQILKLLDKNNIKPKTISEIGCGAGEILNNLYNEMEEDITFCGYEVSEDAYQICKNKEKARLNFQLKDFLTESDKHYDALLLIDIVEHIDDYIGFLKQVKNKGKYKVFNVPLEIFALKALFGHYYLESREKYGHIHYFNKDIFLAVLEDAGYKVLDWHYGNSVLELAGISKSISLKSRMLHIPRRILNKINVDFSAKLLGGYSLFVLVE
- a CDS encoding alpha-1,2-fucosyltransferase, whose amino-acid sequence is MIVVKIIGGIGNQMFQYAVGLCLAEKNNTELKLAISDFAKYGNRKFQLNVFNINAEIATQDEIDKIKSENYRKEKHFHFDSKVLDLPDNVYLDGYWQSEKYFKDIETIIRKEFTFKETPDDTNQELLDKIKSSNSVCIHIRRGDYVSTLKARLVHGTCSLNYYKKAMSFIIRKIENPHFYIFSDDTDWVKKNFKINDKMTIVDNNNDSSGCLDLMLMSNCQHFIIANSSFSWWASWLGKNPRKLIFAPKRWFGILSNVSSKDLYVKEWITT